One window from the genome of Rhodoflexus caldus encodes:
- the asnS gene encoding asparagine--tRNA ligase, translating to MPKHNRITNVLKSDAIGSQVLIKGWVRTKRGNKNVAFIAVNDGSTINNIQVVADVAQFDEETLRRITTGACIAVSGTLVASQGKEQAVEIQAEKITILGDADADTFPLQKKAHTLEFLREIAHLRPRTNTFGAIFRIRHALAFAIHKYFNNNGFYYLHTPIITASDAEGAGQMFRVTTLDMENPPRTPEGTIDYSEDFFGRSTNLTVSGQLEGELGAMGLGLIYTFGPTFRAENSNTTRHLAEFWMIEPEMAFYDIYDNMDLAEDFIKYLIRYVLENCADDMKFLDERFLKEEQAKKADERSEMGLIERLQFVLDNQFERITYTEAIDILLSSNHHKKGKFQFPVQWGIDLQSEHERYLVEKHFKKPVIITGYPKEIKAFYMKQNPDGKTVAAMDVLFPGIGEIIGGSQREENLEKLTQRMKEMHVPEDVLWWYLDTRKFGTCEHSGFGLGFERMMLFITGMGNIRDVIPFPRTPKNAEF from the coding sequence ATGCCAAAACACAACCGAATCACCAACGTTCTGAAAAGTGATGCCATTGGCTCACAGGTACTTATCAAAGGCTGGGTAAGAACCAAACGCGGTAATAAAAATGTGGCATTCATCGCCGTTAACGACGGCTCAACAATAAATAATATCCAAGTTGTGGCCGATGTGGCCCAATTTGATGAGGAAACTCTGCGTCGCATAACCACAGGCGCATGTATTGCCGTAAGCGGTACACTTGTAGCTTCACAAGGCAAAGAACAGGCCGTAGAAATTCAGGCAGAAAAAATCACCATCCTTGGCGATGCCGATGCAGATACTTTCCCGCTGCAAAAAAAGGCACATACGTTGGAGTTCCTGCGCGAAATTGCGCACCTCCGCCCACGTACCAACACTTTCGGCGCAATCTTCCGCATCCGCCATGCGCTTGCATTCGCCATACACAAATATTTTAACAACAACGGTTTTTACTACCTGCATACACCCATTATCACTGCCTCCGATGCCGAAGGTGCAGGGCAAATGTTCCGCGTAACTACGCTGGATATGGAAAATCCGCCCCGCACACCCGAAGGCACCATTGACTACTCGGAAGATTTCTTTGGCCGTTCAACCAACCTCACCGTTTCCGGACAGTTGGAAGGCGAGCTGGGTGCCATGGGGCTTGGCCTGATTTATACCTTTGGCCCGACTTTCCGCGCCGAGAACTCCAACACCACCCGCCACTTAGCCGAATTCTGGATGATTGAACCCGAAATGGCCTTCTACGACATCTATGACAACATGGATTTGGCAGAAGACTTCATCAAATATCTCATCCGCTATGTGCTGGAAAATTGCGCCGATGACATGAAATTCCTCGATGAACGCTTTCTCAAAGAAGAACAAGCCAAAAAAGCCGATGAACGCAGCGAAATGGGCTTAATCGAGCGCCTCCAATTTGTATTGGACAATCAGTTCGAGCGCATCACCTACACCGAGGCAATCGATATCTTACTGTCATCCAATCACCATAAAAAAGGCAAGTTCCAATTCCCCGTACAATGGGGCATCGACCTGCAAAGCGAACATGAGCGCTATCTGGTAGAAAAGCACTTCAAAAAACCCGTTATTATCACAGGCTACCCGAAAGAAATCAAGGCTTTCTATATGAAGCAAAACCCCGACGGCAAAACCGTAGCCGCTATGGACGTGCTTTTCCCCGGCATAGGCGAAATCATTGGCGGCAGCCAACGCGAGGAAAACCTTGAAAAACTCACCCAACGCATGAAAGAAATGCACGTGCCCGAAGATGTGCTTTGGTGGTATTTAGACACCCGCAAATTCGGCACATGTGAGCACTCAGGCTTTGGCTTAGGGTTCGAACGCATGATGCTTTTCATTACCGGCATGGGCAACATCCGCGATGTAATCCCATTCCCGCGCACACCTAAAAACGCTGAGTTTTAA
- a CDS encoding 3-dehydroquinate synthase, producing the protein MKQISQRFSVTYHYAAYFTENLFSIENSLLANTIFSENLPAKCLFVVDSGVAEAWPQLTQAIRQHTNAHADKMHLTAILTTEGGENAKNNQQALHHILEAIHTYGICRHSYLIAIGGGAVLDMAGYAAAIAHRGVRHIRIPTTVLAQNDSGVGVKNSFNAFGKKNFLGTFQPPVAVINDSKFLETLSQRDWLSGISEAIKVALIKDATFFEQIEKDANALTARDSHAMQALIYRCAELHMEHIAQNGDPFERGSARPLDFGHWAAHKLESMSNYRIRHGEAVAIGIALDCLYTFYEGYLNAADLNRVIMLIKQLSLPLAIPELFRQTSANHYDVMSGIDEFREHLGGKLTITLIRSIGEGFEVHQINEASMQKAIDWLKQQSSEVLQNQP; encoded by the coding sequence ATGAAGCAAATATCTCAAAGGTTTTCGGTAACATACCACTATGCTGCGTATTTTACCGAAAACCTTTTTTCCATTGAAAACAGTCTGCTGGCCAATACCATCTTTTCCGAAAACCTGCCCGCTAAATGCCTTTTTGTGGTTGATAGCGGCGTTGCAGAAGCGTGGCCGCAACTGACCCAAGCCATTCGGCAACACACAAATGCACATGCTGATAAAATGCATCTAACTGCCATACTGACAACCGAAGGCGGCGAAAATGCCAAAAATAATCAGCAAGCACTCCATCACATCTTAGAAGCAATCCATACCTACGGCATTTGCCGCCACTCCTACCTCATAGCCATCGGCGGAGGCGCTGTGCTCGATATGGCCGGATACGCCGCAGCCATAGCCCATCGCGGTGTCCGACATATTCGCATTCCTACCACAGTTTTGGCACAAAACGATTCAGGAGTAGGTGTCAAAAACAGTTTTAATGCTTTTGGCAAGAAAAATTTTTTAGGCACATTTCAGCCACCCGTTGCCGTCATCAACGATAGCAAATTCCTTGAAACCCTTTCACAAAGAGATTGGCTATCAGGTATCTCCGAAGCCATTAAAGTCGCCCTCATCAAAGACGCAACATTTTTTGAACAGATAGAAAAAGACGCAAATGCTTTAACAGCAAGAGACAGCCACGCCATGCAGGCGCTCATTTACCGCTGTGCAGAACTCCATATGGAGCATATAGCACAAAACGGAGACCCGTTTGAGCGCGGCTCAGCACGCCCACTCGACTTCGGCCATTGGGCAGCGCATAAGTTAGAATCCATGAGCAACTATCGCATCCGACACGGTGAAGCCGTCGCCATCGGTATTGCATTAGACTGCCTCTATACGTTTTATGAAGGCTATCTGAATGCAGCAGACCTCAATCGCGTAATTATGCTCATCAAACAACTTTCCCTGCCGTTAGCCATTCCGGAGTTATTTCGGCAAACATCCGCCAACCACTACGACGTAATGAGTGGAATTGACGAGTTCCGCGAACACTTAGGCGGTAAGCTCACCATTACACTCATTCGCAGCATCGGTGAAGGTTTTGAAGTGCACCAAATTAACGAGGCAAGTATGCAAAAAGCTATTGATTGGCTAAAACAGCAAAGCAGTGAAGTATTACAAAATCAACCCTAA
- a CDS encoding formyltransferase family protein — MKIVVISQPLPPLIYGINRLYTEGWLTEAIIERTPDYENNTQPTTPLWKSVVRNFQTEGITGIMAGIGRMAERRKQAKIAEMQAMEQAKINQEYFNGLGETLLPDIPHFITPSVNDSSVYEHISRLQPDVLLIHGTTIVKKHLIDAVPLALNIHTGLSPWYKGVGSVAWALINGDINNIGVTLHKLSTKLDGGDIVGQRRILVKDNDTFSSINARLHVAGIDMAIKAFSLLKAGKSLQFYPQDDSQALLIRGFLFSDELYKHLHWLEQRGMIARMCAKPSRDYYFPIIEF; from the coding sequence ATGAAAATTGTTGTCATTTCTCAACCACTACCGCCGCTCATATACGGTATCAATCGCCTGTATACAGAAGGCTGGCTTACAGAAGCTATTATAGAGCGTACCCCGGATTACGAAAATAACACACAGCCTACTACTCCATTGTGGAAATCGGTAGTAAGAAACTTCCAAACAGAAGGCATCACCGGCATTATGGCCGGTATTGGGCGCATGGCAGAGCGTCGTAAACAGGCAAAAATAGCCGAAATGCAGGCAATGGAACAGGCAAAAATTAATCAGGAGTATTTCAACGGACTTGGCGAAACCCTCTTACCCGATATTCCTCACTTCATTACGCCCTCCGTGAATGACAGTAGCGTTTACGAGCACATCAGCCGATTGCAGCCCGATGTATTACTGATTCATGGCACAACCATAGTTAAAAAACACCTCATAGACGCCGTTCCGCTTGCACTCAACATTCACACAGGACTTTCGCCGTGGTATAAAGGTGTAGGCAGTGTGGCATGGGCTTTAATCAACGGCGATATCAACAACATTGGAGTAACGCTGCATAAACTTTCCACTAAATTGGACGGTGGCGATATTGTCGGACAACGACGAATCCTTGTAAAGGATAATGACACCTTCAGCAGCATCAACGCGCGCCTGCACGTAGCAGGCATAGACATGGCAATCAAAGCATTCAGCTTATTAAAAGCAGGCAAAAGTTTGCAGTTCTATCCACAGGACGACTCACAAGCCTTGCTTATCAGAGGGTTTCTGTTTTCCGATGAACTCTACAAGCACTTGCACTGGCTCGAGCAGCGTGGTATGATTGCGCGGATGTGCGCCAAACCTTCGCGCGATTATTATTTCCCCATCATTGAGTTTTAA